One part of the Paenibacillus silvisoli genome encodes these proteins:
- a CDS encoding carbohydrate ABC transporter permease, translating into MSRAPSRNEAPRVRPGESSAPAVRRLRPFYNRHRDGVIGYSLLAPMFLFFAVFSLFPVLFVIYLSFTEWNGVLGLPKGVGFDNFVRFFTTGDYLLTLLHAGLYGLLILAGCMTIGFLIAVLLNQKVKAVGLYRTLWYLPVVVSFAVVAQIANALLDPVTGLARKVMERFGMEPIIFQQSVFWMTFWLIVISVWKGIGGTVIIYLAGLQGIDTALYEAAKVDGATRFKIMFYITLPSLRPITMYIAIMGIIGSFQIFEPVQLLTHGGPQGHTNIILHRIYQDAFQSFNMGMASASSVMVLLFTFTLTMIQYRISQRNQT; encoded by the coding sequence ATGAGCAGGGCTCCGTCCAGGAACGAAGCTCCCCGGGTACGCCCCGGGGAGTCTTCCGCTCCCGCCGTGCGGCGGCTGCGCCCGTTTTATAACCGGCATCGCGACGGCGTCATCGGTTACTCGCTCCTGGCGCCGATGTTTTTGTTCTTCGCCGTTTTTTCGCTGTTCCCGGTGCTGTTCGTGATTTACCTCTCCTTCACCGAATGGAACGGCGTGCTCGGCCTGCCGAAGGGAGTCGGCTTCGACAATTTCGTCCGTTTCTTTACGACCGGCGATTATTTGCTCACGCTGCTGCATGCCGGTTTGTACGGACTGCTGATTTTGGCCGGCTGCATGACGATCGGCTTTCTCATCGCCGTGCTGCTTAACCAGAAGGTGAAGGCGGTCGGGTTATACAGGACGCTTTGGTATTTGCCAGTCGTCGTCTCCTTTGCCGTCGTCGCGCAAATCGCGAACGCGCTTCTCGATCCCGTAACCGGCTTGGCGCGCAAGGTGATGGAACGGTTCGGCATGGAGCCGATCATCTTTCAGCAGAGCGTGTTCTGGATGACCTTCTGGCTCATCGTCATTTCGGTCTGGAAGGGCATCGGCGGCACGGTCATTATTTATTTGGCCGGCTTGCAGGGCATCGACACGGCTCTCTATGAAGCAGCTAAAGTGGACGGCGCGACAAGGTTCAAGATTATGTTTTATATCACGCTGCCTTCGCTGCGTCCGATCACGATGTACATCGCGATCATGGGCATCATCGGCAGCTTTCAAATCTTCGAGCCCGTACAGCTGCTGACGCACGGCGGGCCGCAAGGACATACGAACATCATTTTGCACCGCATTTATCAGGACGCGTTTCAGTCGTTCAACATGGGGATGGCGAGCGCTTCCTCCGTGATGGTCTTGCTGTTTACCTTCACGCTGACGATGATTCAATACCGCATTTCGCAGCGAAACCAAACTTAG
- a CDS encoding carbohydrate ABC transporter permease: MVNERSKLETCAIYLLLIAGSAVMFYPFLFQLMASIGSNKDYYATILLPIPTEINLDRYVDLMHNALIYRYLINTALRSVYFIVVTCLVSLIASYVFTKLRFKGRDSVFVVFLTSMMIPAQVTIIPTYLLFARFPFFGGNNWQGLGGHGMIDTWGALLLGSGIVNVAAIFLVKQTMESIPFEYEEAARIDGAGVFWTIFGIYFPMARAVMAVIVITTFISIWNDYLWPLVAINNPDIQVINTGVTSLLTTMMQSGQVPEYPDFFALTAIVVVPPILVYLLLQRNFIQGYAMAGIKG, encoded by the coding sequence ATGGTGAATGAACGGAGTAAGCTGGAAACCTGCGCCATTTATTTGCTGCTCATTGCCGGAAGCGCCGTCATGTTCTACCCTTTCTTGTTTCAGCTGATGGCATCCATCGGCTCGAACAAGGATTATTACGCCACGATCCTGCTTCCGATCCCGACGGAAATCAATCTGGACCGTTACGTCGACTTGATGCATAACGCATTGATTTACCGATACCTGATCAACACGGCGCTGCGGAGCGTATATTTCATTGTCGTGACATGCCTTGTGTCGCTCATCGCTTCCTATGTCTTCACGAAGCTGCGCTTTAAGGGGAGAGATTCGGTATTCGTCGTCTTTCTGACGTCGATGATGATACCGGCGCAAGTGACGATCATTCCGACGTATCTGCTGTTTGCCCGATTCCCTTTCTTTGGCGGCAATAACTGGCAAGGGCTTGGCGGCCACGGCATGATCGATACGTGGGGCGCGCTGCTGCTCGGAAGCGGAATCGTCAACGTCGCCGCGATCTTTCTCGTGAAGCAAACGATGGAATCGATCCCGTTCGAATATGAGGAAGCGGCGAGGATCGACGGCGCGGGCGTGTTCTGGACGATATTCGGCATCTATTTCCCGATGGCGCGCGCCGTGATGGCGGTCATTGTCATTACGACGTTCATTTCGATATGGAACGACTATCTGTGGCCGCTCGTAGCCATTAACAATCCGGATATTCAGGTCATTAATACGGGCGTTACCAGTCTGCTGACGACGATGATGCAAAGCGGCCAGGTGCCGGAATATCCGGACTTCTTCGCTCTTACCGCGATCGTCGTCGTGCCTCCGATCCTCGTCTATTTGCTGCTTCAACGCAACTTCATTCAAGGTTATGCGATGGCCGGCATTAAGGGTTAA